In Anaerostipes hadrus ATCC 29173 = JCM 17467, a single genomic region encodes these proteins:
- a CDS encoding VanZ family protein, translating into MKNKRTFLLHLLFVFYLAALTWIILFKMAVSFDTIDHGIRSLNLIPFKGAMITNGRINFSEMIDNILVFCPFGIYIGVLYRRWNLSEKVLSFFSVSLIYEVLQYVLAIGRSDITDVIMNTVGGIVGLLIYSLLNKICRNERMTEIVVFICAAFGSAAVSGFLLAIFHAN; encoded by the coding sequence ATGAAAAACAAACGAACTTTTTTACTTCATTTATTATTTGTATTTTATCTGGCGGCACTAACCTGGATCATCTTATTTAAGATGGCAGTTTCTTTTGACACGATCGATCATGGGATACGAAGCCTGAATCTGATTCCATTCAAAGGTGCCATGATCACAAATGGACGAATCAACTTTTCTGAGATGATCGATAATATTCTTGTTTTCTGCCCTTTTGGAATTTATATTGGAGTTTTGTATCGACGTTGGAATTTGTCTGAGAAAGTGTTGTCTTTCTTCTCTGTAAGCTTGATTTATGAGGTTCTGCAGTATGTTTTGGCAATTGGACGCAGTGATATTACGGATGTAATCATGAATACAGTTGGGGGAATTGTTGGACTTTTGATTTATTCTCTGCTTAATAAGATCTGTCGAAATGAACGTATGACAGAAATTGTTGTATTCATCTGCGCTGCTTTTGGAAGTGCGGCTGTATCTGGATTTTTATTGGCAATTTTTCACGCTAATTAA
- a CDS encoding response regulator transcription factor has translation MRILVVEDEKDLRNIIKKRLVREHYSVDACGDGEEALDYMEMTSYDGVLLDIMLPGKDGFAVLKEVRQMGNDTPILLLTARDGIEDRVKGLDLGADDYLIKPFAFEELLARIRVMMRRKPQFVTNQLKIADLTLDRDTRIVTRAGKEISLSSKEFMVLECLMRNQNIVMTRQQIEQNAWNYDYEGGSNVIDVYIRYLRKKIDAGYEKKLIHTVRGTGYVMREE, from the coding sequence ATGAGAATATTAGTTGTTGAAGATGAAAAAGATTTAAGAAATATTATAAAGAAACGTTTGGTAAGAGAGCATTATAGTGTGGATGCCTGTGGAGATGGAGAAGAAGCGCTAGATTATATGGAGATGACATCTTATGATGGAGTTCTTCTCGACATCATGCTTCCTGGGAAGGATGGTTTTGCGGTTTTAAAGGAAGTTAGGCAGATGGGGAATGATACACCAATTCTCTTACTGACTGCAAGGGATGGTATTGAGGACCGGGTAAAGGGGCTTGACCTGGGGGCCGATGATTATCTGATTAAGCCGTTTGCGTTTGAAGAGTTACTCGCAAGAATCCGCGTGATGATGCGGAGAAAACCCCAATTTGTAACGAATCAGTTAAAGATTGCAGATCTTACTCTGGATCGGGATACAAGAATTGTGACAAGAGCAGGAAAAGAGATCAGTTTGTCGTCAAAAGAATTTATGGTGTTAGAATGTCTGATGCGGAATCAGAATATCGTGATGACGAGGCAGCAGATTGAACAAAATGCATGGAATTATGATTATGAGGGAGGGTCGAATGTTATTGATGTATATATAAGATATCTCCGAAAGAAAATTGATGCAGGATATGAGAAAAAACTGATCCATACGGTACGCGGAACAGGCTATGTGATGAGGGAAGAATGA
- a CDS encoding cytidylate kinase family protein encodes MEKLKRYIIFFIGLYINSLGVALITKASLGTSPISSIPYVLSLNFPFTLGNFTIFFSLLLIFLQLLILRKNFKLEHVLQIPISILFGYFIDWSMILLGFVNPSFYLMKIIYLLIGCMILGFGVYTEVLANVAMLPGESFVRAIVMTWHTEFGVTKICFDVSMTVIAGVLSFVFAGKLDGVREGTVIAALLVGFIARLFGRFLSFVEPMLFPDSDTNTDSDTDTDSTDTPIVIAIAREYGSGGHDLGEALAKRLGFDFYDNEIIQMAAGSTGYDPEFIKNNDEQMRSSLLYDLVNQVYSHAPQNPAPKDNIFAAESKVINELASKGNCVVIGRCADYILRDRPHCMRIFLHAPAEYRVKRIMRTENLSHDAALTKAIQMNRKRSDNYHYYTHQPWGLSRNYHLTLDTSLGDDFVLDSICEGLKHIQ; translated from the coding sequence ATGGAAAAACTAAAACGTTATATCATCTTTTTTATTGGGCTTTATATTAACTCTCTCGGAGTTGCCCTGATCACAAAAGCAAGTCTTGGTACATCACCAATTTCTTCCATTCCTTATGTACTGAGCCTTAATTTCCCATTTACACTTGGAAATTTCACCATTTTCTTCAGCCTGTTACTGATCTTTTTACAGCTGTTGATCTTACGAAAGAATTTTAAACTGGAACACGTGTTACAGATTCCAATCTCTATCTTATTCGGATATTTTATTGACTGGTCTATGATCCTTCTTGGATTTGTAAATCCGTCCTTTTATTTGATGAAGATCATTTATCTGCTGATCGGATGTATGATCCTTGGATTTGGTGTGTATACAGAAGTCCTTGCTAACGTTGCGATGCTTCCTGGGGAATCTTTTGTACGTGCCATTGTAATGACATGGCATACAGAATTTGGTGTCACAAAAATCTGTTTTGACGTATCTATGACTGTGATTGCCGGAGTTCTTTCCTTTGTATTCGCAGGTAAGTTAGACGGTGTACGTGAAGGTACAGTTATTGCCGCTTTACTTGTTGGATTTATTGCACGTTTATTTGGACGTTTCTTATCTTTTGTGGAGCCAATGCTGTTCCCAGATTCAGACACTAACACAGATTCAGACACTGACACAGATTCAACAGACACTCCTATTGTCATTGCGATCGCTCGTGAATATGGAAGCGGTGGACATGACCTTGGAGAAGCTCTTGCAAAACGTCTTGGATTTGATTTCTATGACAATGAGATCATTCAGATGGCTGCAGGTTCTACTGGTTATGATCCTGAATTCATCAAGAATAATGATGAACAGATGCGTAGTTCCCTGCTTTATGATCTTGTGAATCAGGTATATTCTCACGCACCACAGAACCCAGCTCCAAAAGATAATATCTTTGCGGCAGAATCTAAAGTAATCAATGAGCTTGCTTCAAAAGGAAATTGTGTTGTGATCGGTCGTTGTGCGGATTATATCTTAAGAGACCGCCCTCATTGCATGCGAATCTTCTTACATGCACCTGCCGAGTATCGTGTGAAACGAATTATGAGAACGGAAAACTTATCTCATGATGCGGCACTGACGAAAGCAATCCAGATGAACCGCAAGCGTTCTGATAACTATCATTATTATACACATCAACCATGGGGATTATCCAGAAACTACCATCTGACACTGGACACTTCACTTGGAGATGATTTTGTGCTTGATAGCATTTGTGAAGGGTTGAAACATATTCAGTAA
- a CDS encoding LysR family transcriptional regulator, giving the protein MTLTQLRYIIAIADTGSMNEAAKSLFISQPSLSLAVKELEKEIGTRLFKRSNRGVSVTQEGMEFLSYARQVVEQYQLMESRYIEKKNIKKKFGVSMQHYTFAVNAFVEMVKQFGMDEYEFAVRETKTYEVIKDVKDFHSEIGILYLNEFNKKVLSKMLQESGLEFHPLLECGIYVYMWKGHPLADKEEISIEELEEYPCLSFEQGEYNSFYFAEEVLSTYEYKRLIKANDRATMLNLMVGLNGYTLCSGIICESLNGDDYCAVKLKSDELMTIGYIKRKGVAISPLGEKYLEEIKKYKAMGDDSGYRDIL; this is encoded by the coding sequence ATGACATTAACACAATTAAGATATATTATAGCAATCGCAGATACAGGATCTATGAATGAGGCGGCAAAAAGCCTGTTTATCTCACAGCCAAGTCTATCTCTTGCAGTCAAAGAATTAGAAAAAGAGATTGGAACAAGACTCTTTAAGAGAAGCAATCGAGGAGTATCAGTCACACAAGAAGGGATGGAATTCTTAAGTTATGCAAGACAGGTCGTTGAACAGTATCAGCTTATGGAATCTCGCTATATTGAGAAGAAAAATATCAAGAAGAAATTCGGAGTTTCCATGCAGCATTATACATTTGCAGTGAATGCTTTTGTGGAGATGGTCAAACAGTTTGGTATGGATGAATACGAATTTGCAGTCAGAGAGACAAAGACATACGAAGTGATCAAGGATGTCAAAGATTTTCACAGTGAGATCGGGATCCTTTATTTAAATGAATTTAATAAGAAGGTATTAAGCAAGATGCTGCAGGAATCAGGGCTTGAATTCCATCCATTATTGGAATGTGGAATCTATGTTTATATGTGGAAGGGACACCCACTAGCAGACAAAGAGGAGATTTCGATCGAAGAGCTGGAAGAATATCCATGCCTGTCATTTGAACAGGGGGAATATAACTCCTTTTATTTTGCAGAGGAAGTATTAAGTACCTATGAATATAAACGTCTGATCAAAGCAAATGACAGAGCTACTATGTTAAATCTCATGGTTGGGTTAAATGGATATACATTATGTTCAGGAATTATCTGTGAAAGCTTAAATGGTGATGATTACTGTGCTGTGAAACTAAAATCGGATGAGCTCATGACGATTGGCTATATCAAGCGAAAAGGAGTCGCGATCAGCCCATTAGGAGAGAAGTACTTAGAGGAGATCAAAAAGTATAAAGCTATGGGTGACGACTCTGGCTATAGGGATATCCTATAA
- a CDS encoding MarR family winged helix-turn-helix transcriptional regulator: MYESSYHYLLMSNHLSLQKKIMAVLKPLGLSTGQPKVLDHLRYHNGASQKDIAHACHIEPASLTSILNRMEKQHMIERKNLNGNRRSFHIFLTDYGMELSESIEKAFLSLEQEVFSGISNAEKEQFLKIFEKLYKNTTKEE; the protein is encoded by the coding sequence ATGTATGAATCATCTTATCATTATCTTCTGATGTCCAATCATTTAAGCCTTCAGAAGAAAATCATGGCTGTCTTAAAGCCACTTGGCCTCTCAACCGGCCAGCCAAAGGTCTTAGACCATCTTCGATATCATAATGGTGCCAGTCAAAAAGACATTGCCCATGCTTGTCATATCGAACCTGCTTCTTTGACTTCTATTTTAAATCGAATGGAAAAACAGCATATGATCGAGCGTAAGAATTTGAACGGAAATCGCCGATCCTTTCATATTTTCCTGACAGATTATGGAATGGAACTGTCTGAATCGATTGAAAAAGCTTTCTTATCTCTTGAACAAGAAGTTTTTTCTGGGATTTCTAATGCAGAAAAAGAACAATTTCTAAAGATCTTTGAAAAACTATATAAAAATACTACAAAAGAGGAGTAA
- a CDS encoding O-acetylhomoserine aminocarboxypropyltransferase/cysteine synthase family protein: protein MSKERNYKFETLQLHVGQEQPDPVTDARAVPIYQTSSYVFRNCDHAAARFGLADAGNIYGRLTNPTEDVFEQRIAALEGGVAALAVASGAAAITYAIENITKAGDHVVAAKNIYGGTYNFLEHTLPDYGIETTFVDIFNEDEVRAAIQDNTKLLFIETLGNPNSDVVDIEKAAAIAHEHNIPLIVDNTFATPYLVRPIEYGADIVVHSATKFIGGHGTTIGGVIIDGGKFDWEASGKFPSLVEPNPSYHGVSFTKDVGAAAFVTKIRALLLRDTGATLSPVHAFIFLQGLETLSLRVERHVQNALKVVEYLKNHPAVEKVNHPSVSDDPEQQELYKKYFPNGGGSIFTFEIKGDAQKAKDFIDHLELFSLLANVADVKSLVIHPASTTHSQMTEEELLGSGIKPNTIRLSIGTENIDDIIEDLEEAFKAVQ, encoded by the coding sequence ATGAGTAAAGAAAGAAATTATAAGTTTGAAACATTACAGTTACACGTAGGACAGGAACAGCCAGATCCAGTGACAGATGCAAGAGCAGTACCTATTTATCAGACATCATCTTATGTATTCAGAAATTGCGATCATGCAGCAGCTCGTTTCGGACTTGCAGATGCAGGTAACATCTACGGAAGATTAACAAACCCAACAGAAGATGTTTTTGAACAGAGAATCGCAGCACTAGAAGGTGGAGTTGCAGCATTAGCAGTAGCATCTGGAGCAGCAGCGATCACATATGCGATTGAAAATATTACAAAAGCAGGAGATCACGTAGTTGCAGCGAAAAATATTTACGGTGGAACATACAACTTCTTAGAGCATACATTACCAGATTACGGAATCGAAACAACATTCGTAGACATTTTCAATGAAGATGAAGTAAGAGCAGCAATCCAAGATAACACAAAATTATTATTCATCGAAACATTAGGAAATCCAAACTCAGACGTTGTAGACATTGAGAAAGCAGCAGCGATCGCTCATGAACACAACATTCCACTGATCGTAGATAATACATTTGCAACACCATACCTTGTAAGACCAATCGAATATGGAGCAGACATCGTAGTACATTCAGCAACAAAATTCATCGGTGGTCACGGAACAACAATCGGTGGTGTCATCATTGACGGTGGTAAATTCGACTGGGAAGCATCAGGAAAATTCCCATCATTAGTAGAACCAAACCCAAGCTACCATGGAGTAAGCTTTACAAAAGACGTTGGAGCAGCTGCATTCGTAACAAAGATCAGAGCATTATTACTTCGTGACACAGGAGCAACATTATCTCCAGTTCATGCATTCATCTTCTTACAGGGATTAGAAACATTATCCTTAAGAGTAGAACGTCATGTACAAAATGCATTAAAAGTTGTAGAATACCTGAAAAACCATCCAGCAGTAGAAAAAGTAAACCATCCATCTGTATCTGACGATCCAGAACAGCAGGAATTATACAAAAAATACTTCCCTAACGGTGGTGGATCTATCTTCACATTCGAGATCAAAGGTGATGCACAGAAAGCAAAAGACTTTATTGATCACTTAGAGTTATTCTCACTGCTTGCAAACGTAGCAGACGTGAAATCCTTAGTCATCCATCCAGCATCTACAACACATTCTCAGATGACTGAAGAAGAATTATTAGGATCAGGAATCAAACCTAACACAATTCGTCTGTCAATTGGTACAGAAAATATCGATGATATCATCGAAGATTTAGAGGAAGCTTTTAAAGCAGTACAGTAA
- a CDS encoding sigma-70 family RNA polymerase sigma factor yields MKIKEQNLIKQLKKKNPQAIDYIIDQYGGLIKTVLLKNLYDQKDHWEECFNDCLLAVWNHPERFDTKKGDFKAFLCAIAKYKAIDLLRKELKRTSKEISMYEEESIKEIKQLYQEERGFLQAEADASDEELGKLLKCLSEEDKDLFYRRYVKEQSVAQISVETGLHRDRIYSRISKGKKKIRKFFKDKDYGGEGNETRI; encoded by the coding sequence GTGAAGATCAAGGAACAAAATTTGATAAAACAATTAAAGAAGAAAAATCCACAGGCGATCGATTACATCATAGATCAATATGGAGGCCTGATCAAAACGGTACTTCTTAAAAATCTTTATGATCAGAAAGACCATTGGGAAGAGTGTTTCAATGATTGTCTGTTGGCGGTTTGGAATCATCCAGAAAGATTTGATACGAAAAAAGGAGATTTCAAAGCTTTTCTGTGTGCCATTGCAAAATACAAAGCGATTGATCTTCTTCGAAAGGAATTAAAAAGAACATCAAAAGAGATTAGCATGTATGAAGAAGAATCGATCAAAGAAATCAAACAACTGTATCAGGAAGAGCGAGGATTTTTACAAGCAGAAGCAGATGCATCCGATGAAGAATTGGGAAAACTGCTAAAATGTCTTTCGGAAGAAGATAAGGATTTATTTTACCGAAGATATGTAAAAGAACAGTCAGTTGCACAGATTTCAGTAGAAACAGGGCTGCACAGAGACCGTATTTACTCAAGAATTTCCAAAGGAAAGAAAAAGATTCGGAAATTTTTCAAAGACAAAGATTACGGGGGTGAGGGTAATGAAACGAGAATATAG
- a CDS encoding HAMP domain-containing sensor histidine kinase, protein MMKQMTIKKKVTLWYTGIIALILGMVLVFMFYFVDKVGISATEEEVSAAVTGFSANFQFQDGTYYLSEDTQFYQDGVMFCVYDDNGKLLYGTMPEKFPKQTILKSHTPRVITSGSSKWMVYDSVHTYGKNKAIWIRGITSIHAIEVFMTTSQKMMIVLYPVFILLIAMTGYFMLKRALKQVDLICDQVENISYGKDLTKRLPLPKVRDELYELSHKFNQMFERLEESFEKEQQFTADVSHELRTPVTVIISQCEYLIEDPVLEEEEKEEIMIILRQARRMSKLISEMLMIARGEMNESYDMEEVDLILLTEVIVEELREQAEKKKIQISVSSDRDVKMMGNHTLLLRMMMNLVQNAISYGKEHGHIDILWKEQGDMIIGEVKDDGIGIAQEDIPKIWDRFYRVDKSRSRENGGTGLGLSMVHFIVAVHGGKIHVESKKGEGTSFIFQFPKILESRKG, encoded by the coding sequence ATGATGAAGCAGATGACGATCAAGAAAAAGGTCACATTATGGTATACAGGGATCATTGCACTTATTTTAGGAATGGTTCTTGTCTTTATGTTTTACTTTGTCGACAAAGTCGGGATTTCAGCGACAGAAGAAGAAGTCAGTGCGGCAGTGACTGGATTTTCTGCGAACTTTCAATTTCAGGATGGAACCTATTATTTATCAGAAGATACTCAGTTTTATCAGGATGGAGTCATGTTTTGTGTCTATGATGACAACGGGAAATTATTATATGGCACAATGCCAGAGAAATTTCCGAAACAGACGATCTTAAAGTCTCATACACCGAGGGTCATTACATCCGGCAGCAGCAAATGGATGGTATATGACAGTGTGCATACCTATGGAAAGAATAAGGCTATATGGATCAGGGGGATCACATCCATTCATGCGATCGAAGTATTTATGACAACATCTCAGAAAATGATGATCGTCTTATATCCCGTGTTCATTTTATTGATAGCAATGACAGGATATTTTATGCTGAAACGTGCATTAAAGCAGGTGGATCTGATCTGTGATCAGGTAGAGAATATCAGTTATGGAAAGGATCTTACAAAAAGGCTTCCATTGCCGAAAGTAAGAGATGAATTGTATGAATTATCTCATAAATTTAATCAAATGTTCGAAAGACTGGAAGAATCCTTTGAAAAAGAACAGCAGTTTACAGCAGATGTATCCCATGAACTTCGAACTCCAGTGACCGTGATCATTTCTCAATGTGAATATTTGATCGAAGATCCAGTATTAGAGGAAGAGGAAAAAGAAGAGATCATGATCATTTTAAGACAGGCAAGACGCATGTCGAAATTGATCAGTGAGATGTTAATGATCGCAAGAGGTGAGATGAACGAATCTTATGATATGGAAGAAGTTGATCTCATACTATTGACAGAAGTTATCGTAGAAGAATTGCGCGAGCAGGCAGAGAAAAAGAAGATTCAGATATCTGTTTCCAGTGATCGAGATGTAAAGATGATGGGAAATCATACATTATTATTGCGAATGATGATGAATCTTGTTCAGAATGCGATCAGCTATGGAAAGGAACATGGTCATATTGATATTCTATGGAAAGAACAAGGAGATATGATCATAGGAGAGGTAAAAGATGATGGGATAGGGATCGCTCAGGAAGATATTCCTAAGATCTGGGATCGTTTTTACCGGGTAGATAAAAGCCGTTCCAGAGAGAATGGAGGAACTGGACTTGGTCTTTCGATGGTTCACTTTATCGTGGCAGTTCATGGCGGGAAAATACATGTGGAAAGCAAAAAAGGAGAAGGAACAAGTTTTATATTTCAGTTTCCAAAAATATTAGAAAGTAGAAAAGGATAG